From the genome of Pelosinus fermentans DSM 17108:
ATCAGAAGCGATAGAAAGGGCATTTTCAATGACGGAATATACTCTGGGACTGACTACCTTAAAAAGCTTTTCATTTTCAGCTATCCTTTCATGAATATCTACCTTTTTTAAAAGCTGCTTTAAATATTTCTCAATAACCTGATTCATCTTCTTATTTATATTCTCTTGTGAGTACCCTCTTTTGGTATATAAATTATACTTTGCTGTTAATTCAGAATATACTTTATCTGAATCGTTATCGTTATCACTAAAAAAGTTTTTATTAGATTTGTTTTGAGGAAATTCGTAATACATTCTCTTGTCATCTTCCAGAAGCTCAAAAATTTCATCACGTTTTTCCTGACTGTATAAAAGCCCGTTGTACACATGCTCTGGAACTAATGGTATATCGATTTCGATAAATACTTTCCTGCGGGTTTTATATTCTAAGAATCCACGGGCACAGATTAGCTGTATATCACTTTTTAACTGCCCTATATTTCCCTTGCAATCATATAATAATAATGCCTTCAATACATCTTTATATACACGGATAGGCGCGTTGATCATTTCTGATTGAATCGAAAAGAAACTGCTGATTAATTCATAGCGTTCAGTCAAATACCTTTCAGATAACGAAGGTAATTTAATCACCATCGGAATTCTTCGTAAAAATGTTTTTAATAATACGGACTCTACATCTTCTGTAGTAGCTGCGATCAAAAGCACTTCCGCATTTCGCGTATTGCTTGTTTCTCCCACTCTGCGATATTTGTTTTTATCAATTAACAAAAACAGCATTTCCTGACCTTCTGGAGATAATCGATGTACCTCATCCAGTAATAATATACCGCCATTTGCTTTTTCAATTAATCCAGGATTATCTTTATCCGCTCCCGTAAAGGCACCTTTCATATGTCCAAACAACTGGGATAAGATCAATTGAGGATTATCTGCATATTCTGCACAGTTAAATATAATGAATTTCGCATCTTCTTTTAACGTACCAGATTCCAGTGCACACTGATACATAATTTCTGCAAAGGTAGTCTTGCCACTGCCAGTTGGACCAAGCAGCAGCGTATGCAATCCTCTTGGCGGGTAAAAGATAGCAGCCTTAGCCTGTTTAATCGGAACATCTAAGCTCATCTTAGAGCCAATAATTTGATCAAAAACATCTTGACTCTCGTTTTCCCTCTCCGTGGAATTAGGAGTGCTATGTATCAGTTCCCCTATGGAATCCACCTCTGTTTCTCTTATCGCCATATTGCCCCCGATTAAGCACTCAAGCCTTGCTTTGTCAAAAAAATAAACCGGATGCCCTTTTATTTTTATAACTTTTTTTTCCCTTACAAGCTTATTTAATTCTTTGCTGACGTTATTTCGGATAATACCAACAGTTTTACTGATCTGGTTTGTATCAAATCCAGAAAAGCCCTGCTCCAAGTTCTCAAAGCTAACTTTACTGCATAGCACTTTTAATGTTTCATATATGTTTTGCTTTCTTGTCATAGTTATAACTATTCCTTTCGCAAGCTCAAAGCACAATAAAACAAGTTAACCTTGAGCTTATTTTTTTTACAGCTATCTATTTTAAAGTACGGGCAGCTACAAATAATGATTCCGGTGAAAAAATAGTTACAGAATG
Proteins encoded in this window:
- a CDS encoding sigma 54-interacting transcriptional regulator, encoding MTRKQNIYETLKVLCSKVSFENLEQGFSGFDTNQISKTVGIIRNNVSKELNKLVREKKVIKIKGHPVYFFDKARLECLIGGNMAIRETEVDSIGELIHSTPNSTERENESQDVFDQIIGSKMSLDVPIKQAKAAIFYPPRGLHTLLLGPTGSGKTTFAEIMYQCALESGTLKEDAKFIIFNCAEYADNPQLILSQLFGHMKGAFTGADKDNPGLIEKANGGILLLDEVHRLSPEGQEMLFLLIDKNKYRRVGETSNTRNAEVLLIAATTEDVESVLLKTFLRRIPMVIKLPSLSERYLTERYELISSFFSIQSEMINAPIRVYKDVLKALLLYDCKGNIGQLKSDIQLICARGFLEYKTRRKVFIEIDIPLVPEHVYNGLLYSQEKRDEIFELLEDDKRMYYEFPQNKSNKNFFSDNDNDSDKVYSELTAKYNLYTKRGYSQENINKKMNQVIEKYLKQLLKKVDIHERIAENEKLFKVVSPRVYSVIENALSIASDMLKKKISKKVVIALAMHINALPKRKTENFSYTKESLNKIAINNPEEYKAAKVIRREIEKSLDMEIPEEEEGFIAMFLYAVDSEEMNQKVGIILMAHGTSTASSIAEVCNVLLSTNHCRAIDMALDDKIQDVLDQAVELVKRVDQGKGVLLLVDMGSLAAFGKIIEERTGIPIVTIQMVSTSIALDAVRKSLMSGMTLAQLREELQDVTPNIGINLTRELTIAKPGISSKMIVTTCMTSEGTAVKLASLIKDSIPGIVEHNIIVQPMKMQKIKSLTRDKLDTIFLFVGSLNPEIMGIPYISTDEIVIHNGLERISTMIEGRRIGIYKKRLIPNITMEIIEDSLSFLNPQKAYDVLERALNDIVSILRIEKTDRLKACFLMHCTCMIERVIKKEALPYEDIAMCIQGNIDIYHALKRSLQIAEDTFSMIIPDTELGYIIDLIDTDRRTRK